In Arachis stenosperma cultivar V10309 chromosome 1, arast.V10309.gnm1.PFL2, whole genome shotgun sequence, one DNA window encodes the following:
- the LOC130963498 gene encoding WAT1-related protein At4g19185-like isoform X2 → MGTERVNLLRYEGLAKLGGTLVCVFGAILMVLYRGPAVVGYAEMDFVSHNEISAKGQPEPSGWLVTGLMDLGLDHFHLGVLCFIGNTLCMAAFLAIQAPILKKYPANLSVIAFSYFFGALLMVITSMFVTNEATDWILTQSETLAVIYAGVIASALNYGLITWCNKILGPAMVALYNPLQPGASALLSRIFLGSPIYMGSILGGSLIITGLYAVTWASFRERQASSGVLPHHHHHGSWVSDDKSSYQRGLILPSLTPKPSD, encoded by the exons ATGGG CACAGAAAGAGTGAATTTGCTTAGATATGAGGGTTTGGCCAAGCTTGGTGGAACTCTTGTCTGTGTTTTTGGTGCTATTTTGATGGTTTTGTACCGGGGTCCGGCTGTCGTAGGGTATGCCGAAATGGACTTTGTTTCGCATAATGAAATCAGTGCTAAAGGTCAACCAGAGCCTTCTGGATGGTTGGTTACTGGTTTAATGGATCTTGGACTCGACCATTTTCATCTCGGGGTTCTGTGTTTCATAGGGAACACCTTGTGCATGGCTGCTTTTCTTGCCATtcag GCAccaatactaaaaaaatatcctGCAAACTTATCTGTCATTGCATTTTCATACTTCTTCGGAGCTCTACTAAtggtgatcacatcaatgttcGTGACAAATGAGGCGACCGACTGGATTTTGACGCAGTCCGAGACACTTGCTGTTATTTATGCT GGTGTTATCGCATCTGCCCTTAACTATGGACTGATTACATGGTGCAACAAGATATTAGGGCCAGCAATGGTTGCTCTTTATAATCCACTTCAACCTGGTGCTTCTGCTCTCTTGTCTAGAATTTTCCTTGGAAGTCCAATTTACATGGGAAG CATTCTTGGAGGTTCTTTGATTATTACTGGTTTGTATGCTGTTACATGGGCATCATTTAGAGAAAGACAAGCATCAAGTGGAGttcttcctcatcatcatcatcatggaTCTTGGGTCTCTGATGACAAGAGTTCATATCAGAGAGGTCTCATCCTCCCCAGCTTAACCCCAAAGCCTTCTgattaa
- the LOC130963498 gene encoding WAT1-related protein At4g19185-like isoform X1 yields the protein MGWGNTNNNEIWKAHGAMAMVQLFSGGYHVITKLALNVGVNQIVFCVFRDLLALSILAPLAFFRERRTRPPLTKHLLFSFFFLGLTGIFGNHLLFLIGLSYTNPTYAAAIQPATPVFTFLFAVIMGTERVNLLRYEGLAKLGGTLVCVFGAILMVLYRGPAVVGYAEMDFVSHNEISAKGQPEPSGWLVTGLMDLGLDHFHLGVLCFIGNTLCMAAFLAIQAPILKKYPANLSVIAFSYFFGALLMVITSMFVTNEATDWILTQSETLAVIYAGVIASALNYGLITWCNKILGPAMVALYNPLQPGASALLSRIFLGSPIYMGSILGGSLIITGLYAVTWASFRERQASSGVLPHHHHHGSWVSDDKSSYQRGLILPSLTPKPSD from the exons ATGGGGTGGGGCAACACTAACAACAATGAGATATGGAAGGCCCATGGGGCCATGGCCATGGTTCAGCTCTTCAGCGGTGGCTATCACGTAATTACCAAATTAGCCCTCAACGTTGGCGTCAACCAGATCGTCTTCTGCGTCTTCCGCGATCTCCTCGCCCTCTCCATCCTCGCCCCTCTCGCCTTCTTCCGTGAAAGACGCACGCGCCCTCCCCTCACCAAGCACctcctcttctccttcttctttcttggatTAACCGG GATATTTGGGAACCATCTTTTGTTTCTTATTGGTTTAAGCTATACTAATCCAACTTATGCTGCTGCAATACAGCCAGCCACTCCGGTTTTTACATTTCTCTTCGCTGTAATCATGGG CACAGAAAGAGTGAATTTGCTTAGATATGAGGGTTTGGCCAAGCTTGGTGGAACTCTTGTCTGTGTTTTTGGTGCTATTTTGATGGTTTTGTACCGGGGTCCGGCTGTCGTAGGGTATGCCGAAATGGACTTTGTTTCGCATAATGAAATCAGTGCTAAAGGTCAACCAGAGCCTTCTGGATGGTTGGTTACTGGTTTAATGGATCTTGGACTCGACCATTTTCATCTCGGGGTTCTGTGTTTCATAGGGAACACCTTGTGCATGGCTGCTTTTCTTGCCATtcag GCAccaatactaaaaaaatatcctGCAAACTTATCTGTCATTGCATTTTCATACTTCTTCGGAGCTCTACTAAtggtgatcacatcaatgttcGTGACAAATGAGGCGACCGACTGGATTTTGACGCAGTCCGAGACACTTGCTGTTATTTATGCT GGTGTTATCGCATCTGCCCTTAACTATGGACTGATTACATGGTGCAACAAGATATTAGGGCCAGCAATGGTTGCTCTTTATAATCCACTTCAACCTGGTGCTTCTGCTCTCTTGTCTAGAATTTTCCTTGGAAGTCCAATTTACATGGGAAG CATTCTTGGAGGTTCTTTGATTATTACTGGTTTGTATGCTGTTACATGGGCATCATTTAGAGAAAGACAAGCATCAAGTGGAGttcttcctcatcatcatcatcatggaTCTTGGGTCTCTGATGACAAGAGTTCATATCAGAGAGGTCTCATCCTCCCCAGCTTAACCCCAAAGCCTTCTgattaa